In Sulfitobacter sp. W027, a single window of DNA contains:
- a CDS encoding ATP-binding protein: protein MAVSWRVRFAIALLMILAVVTISITNKLLTDRFTESTRNRAELRIALYSGNLLAELRQNAIVPQLLARDPTLIGALQSADYSLSTQRLISFVEEIGAASLMLYDIDGRTVAATDRNRLGSAHKSEPYFVDAIRSNATIFSTIQREQGGYRFLYSRRMQSGGTTLGVIAVEVDLQKFERAWAGISDAVIVMDSTGQIILATEPRWRGLTEPEALANHTPQSAIERAIQATTDWTALPPDAYLQGEAVMRLENRIPFRGWRMSSYTTYASVREKVNGVLALEVMGFAILLALAFYFLSRRTAGRLAIFQRESAKLRALNLALQREIAERKRVQQTLAVAEQTLEQSSKLAALGEMSAAVSHELNQPLAAMKTYLAGARLLLKRNRQDEALSSFGRIDDLIERMGAITRQLKSYARKGQEAFSPVDMGAALASSLSMMEPQLRQRQVQISRILPDNPVLVMGDRMRIEQVMVNLLRNALDATKSERNPQVDIILSAGETATLTVRDNGPGIEDLDALFEPFYTTKQPGDGVGLGLAISSGIVNDLGGRLTARNGQNGGAVFEMQLPILADETKIEAAE, encoded by the coding sequence ATGGCCGTATCCTGGCGGGTGCGGTTTGCCATTGCATTGCTGATGATCCTCGCCGTGGTGACGATCTCGATCACCAACAAGTTGCTGACCGACCGTTTTACCGAAAGCACCCGCAATCGCGCTGAACTGCGCATCGCGCTATACAGCGGCAACCTGCTGGCCGAGTTGCGGCAAAACGCGATTGTGCCACAGCTTTTGGCGCGCGACCCCACGTTGATCGGTGCGCTGCAATCGGCGGACTATTCCTTGTCGACACAGCGGCTTATCTCTTTCGTTGAGGAAATCGGCGCGGCCTCTTTGATGCTCTATGACATCGACGGGCGCACGGTGGCGGCGACAGACCGTAACCGCCTCGGCTCCGCGCATAAGTCTGAACCCTATTTCGTCGATGCCATCCGCTCCAACGCGACGATTTTTTCGACGATTCAGCGCGAACAGGGCGGCTACCGTTTCCTTTATTCGCGGCGCATGCAGTCTGGCGGCACGACCCTTGGGGTGATCGCCGTTGAGGTTGATCTGCAAAAGTTCGAACGCGCTTGGGCCGGGATCTCCGACGCGGTGATCGTGATGGACAGCACGGGCCAGATCATCCTTGCCACCGAGCCCCGCTGGCGTGGGCTAACCGAGCCCGAAGCACTTGCGAACCACACGCCCCAGAGCGCCATTGAGCGCGCCATTCAGGCCACCACCGATTGGACCGCACTGCCGCCCGATGCCTATTTGCAGGGCGAAGCGGTAATGCGGCTGGAAAACCGGATTCCGTTCCGCGGCTGGCGGATGAGCAGCTACACCACCTATGCCTCTGTCCGCGAAAAGGTGAACGGGGTGCTGGCCTTGGAAGTGATGGGCTTTGCGATTCTGCTGGCGCTGGCCTTCTATTTCCTCAGCCGCCGCACGGCGGGGCGGCTCGCGATCTTCCAGCGGGAATCGGCCAAGCTCAGGGCGTTGAACCTCGCACTTCAACGGGAGATCGCTGAGCGCAAACGGGTGCAACAGACCCTCGCCGTCGCCGAACAAACCCTTGAACAATCGTCAAAGCTTGCTGCCTTGGGCGAAATGTCCGCCGCCGTCAGCCATGAGTTGAACCAACCGCTTGCTGCTATGAAGACCTATCTGGCAGGCGCGCGGCTGCTTTTGAAACGAAACCGGCAGGATGAGGCGCTTTCCTCATTCGGGCGCATTGACGATCTGATTGAACGGATGGGCGCGATCACGCGGCAGCTTAAATCCTATGCCCGCAAGGGGCAGGAGGCTTTCTCTCCAGTCGACATGGGAGCGGCGCTTGCTTCTTCCCTGTCGATGATGGAGCCGCAGCTACGCCAGCGACAGGTCCAGATCAGCCGTATTCTCCCCGATAATCCGGTACTTGTGATGGGAGACCGTATGCGGATCGAGCAAGTTATGGTAAACTTGCTAAGAAACGCATTAGACGCAACAAAATCGGAACGAAACCCTCAGGTGGACATTATACTATCAGCGGGGGAGACGGCGACATTAACCGTGCGCGATAATGGCCCGGGGATTGAGGACTTGGACGCGCTGTTCGAACCTTTCTACACGACCAAGCAGCCCGGCGACGGTGTTGGGCTGGGTCTTGCCATTTCATCGGGGATCGTAAACGACCTCGGCGGACGGCTCACAGCCCGCAACGGACAGAACGGCGGTGCTGTGTTTGAAATGCAGCTGCCCATATTGGCAGATGAAACGAAGATTGAAGCGGCGGAGTGA
- the purQ gene encoding phosphoribosylformylglycinamidine synthase subunit PurQ, protein MHAAVVVFPGSNCDRDLAVAFKAAGAKVSMVWHKDSELPQGVDIVGIPGGFSYGDYLRCGAIAANSPICRSVAGHANRGGYVLGICNGFQVLTETGLLPGALLRNAGLKYICKTVGLKVETTASDYTNGYSAGQVINIPIAHHDGNYFADDETIAKLRGEDRLAFSYADNPNGARDDIAGILSENRRVLGMMPHPERAAEAAHGNTDGAALFRALTGALQTA, encoded by the coding sequence ATGCACGCAGCGGTAGTTGTCTTTCCCGGGTCCAATTGCGACCGCGACCTTGCCGTGGCCTTCAAAGCCGCGGGCGCCAAGGTTTCCATGGTCTGGCACAAGGACAGCGAACTGCCGCAAGGCGTTGATATCGTGGGTATCCCCGGCGGGTTCTCCTATGGGGATTACCTGCGTTGCGGGGCCATTGCTGCGAATTCGCCGATCTGCCGCTCTGTGGCGGGTCATGCCAATCGCGGCGGCTATGTGCTGGGCATCTGCAACGGCTTTCAGGTGTTGACGGAGACCGGCCTGCTGCCGGGCGCGCTGCTGCGCAATGCGGGGCTTAAGTACATCTGCAAGACTGTGGGCCTCAAGGTCGAGACCACGGCCAGCGACTACACCAACGGCTACAGCGCCGGCCAGGTGATCAACATTCCGATCGCGCACCACGATGGCAATTACTTTGCCGACGATGAGACCATCGCGAAACTGCGCGGCGAAGATCGTTTGGCTTTCAGCTATGCCGACAACCCAAACGGGGCGCGCGACGATATTGCGGGCATTCTGTCGGAAAACCGCCGTGTGCTGGGCATGATGCCGCATCCTGAGCGGGCGGCGGAAGCGGCTCATGGCAATACGGATGGGGCGGCGCTCTTCCGCGCATTGACCGGCGCGCTGCAGACCGCTTGA
- the purS gene encoding phosphoribosylformylglycinamidine synthase subunit PurS, with product MKARVHVMLKNGVLDPQGEAVRHALGALGFAGVNGVRQGKVIELDLAEGTSEADVTAMCEKLLANTVIESYSVELA from the coding sequence ATGAAAGCACGGGTGCATGTGATGCTGAAGAACGGGGTTCTCGACCCTCAGGGCGAAGCTGTCCGCCACGCGCTCGGAGCCTTGGGCTTTGCCGGGGTGAACGGTGTGCGTCAGGGCAAGGTGATCGAGTTGGACCTTGCCGAGGGCACGTCCGAGGCCGATGTGACCGCCATGTGCGAAAAGCTCTTGGCTAATACGGTGATCGAATCCTATTCGGTGGAGTTGGCCTGA
- the purC gene encoding phosphoribosylaminoimidazolesuccinocarboxamide synthase produces the protein MARRNKIYEGKAKILYEGPEPGTIVQYFKDDATAFNAEKKATIEGKGVLNNRLSEFFMTGLNNIGVPTHFIKRLNMREQLVRQVEIIPLEVIVRNYAAGSMSKRLGIEEGTQLPRPIVEYCYKDDALGDPLVTEEHIAAFGWATQQDMDDILSLALRVNDFMSGVMMAVGIKLVDFKIEIGRVYDGDFQRLIVADEISPDSCRLWDIETGQKLDKDVFRRDLGSLTDAYTEVAKRLGVMPKNNAPVSKPTLIN, from the coding sequence ATGGCCCGGCGCAACAAGATCTACGAAGGCAAGGCAAAGATCCTCTATGAAGGTCCTGAGCCCGGCACCATCGTGCAATATTTCAAAGACGATGCGACGGCCTTTAACGCCGAGAAGAAAGCCACGATCGAGGGCAAGGGCGTGTTGAACAACCGCCTGTCCGAGTTCTTTATGACCGGGCTGAACAACATCGGCGTGCCGACGCATTTCATCAAACGCCTGAACATGCGCGAGCAGCTCGTGCGGCAGGTTGAGATCATTCCGCTTGAAGTGATCGTGCGCAACTATGCTGCAGGCTCCATGTCCAAGCGTCTTGGCATCGAAGAAGGCACACAGCTGCCGCGCCCGATTGTCGAGTATTGCTATAAAGACGACGCGCTTGGTGATCCGCTGGTCACCGAAGAGCATATCGCCGCCTTTGGCTGGGCAACTCAGCAAGATATGGACGATATCCTGAGCCTCGCGCTGCGGGTCAATGACTTCATGTCGGGCGTGATGATGGCCGTCGGCATCAAGCTGGTGGACTTCAAGATCGAGATTGGCCGCGTTTACGATGGTGACTTCCAGCGTCTGATCGTCGCCGATGAGATCAGCCCCGACAGCTGCCGCCTGTGGGACATCGAGACGGGCCAGAAGCTCGACAAAGATGTGTTCCGCCGCGATCTGGGCTCGCTCACCGATGCCTATACCGAAGTGGCCAAACGTCTCGGCGTCATGCCCAAGAACAATGCGCCGGTGTCCAAGCCGACGTTGATCAACTAA
- a CDS encoding DUF1476 domain-containing protein: MSKFDDRANAFESKFAHDADMQFRAEARRNKLLGLWAAELLGKSGSDADDYAKEVVKSDFEEAGDEDVYRKVSGDLGDRADEVTIRAKMQTLMAEAKAQLLSESS; this comes from the coding sequence ATGAGCAAGTTTGACGACCGTGCAAATGCCTTTGAAAGCAAGTTCGCCCACGATGCGGATATGCAATTCCGCGCCGAGGCGCGCCGCAACAAGCTTTTGGGCCTCTGGGCTGCTGAACTTTTAGGCAAATCGGGTAGCGACGCTGACGACTATGCCAAAGAAGTCGTCAAATCCGACTTCGAAGAGGCGGGCGACGAAGATGTTTACCGCAAAGTCTCTGGCGACTTGGGCGACCGCGCGGATGAAGTGACGATCCGCGCCAAGATGCAGACCCTGATGGCCGAAGCCAAAGCGCAGCTTCTGAGCGAATCCAGCTAA